A region from the Tolypothrix sp. PCC 7712 genome encodes:
- a CDS encoding Swt1 family HEPN domain-containing protein, which yields MAISNRERVGRALESLQQGLYPFVEREMRAKYGDKWVVAATPFVSEDRNLRRPVAQILKQDVSELLKVMWNQWRDVFKETLGNAEKNLVGELMVTRNAWAHNDAFSTDDTYRALDSITRLLTAVSAPEADAVEKQKQELLRIRFDEQARRETRKAAVTAIETNPVGGLKPWREIVTPHPDVASGRYQQAEFAADLWQVYLDEGSDEYRLPTEFFRRTYLTEGLKQLLSNALLRLSGQSGDPVIELQTNFGGGKTHAMLALYHLCFGVSASELPGLEPVFATAGVSELPENVKTVVLVGNKISPGQLHQKKDGTVVRTLWGEIAWQLGGKEGYEMVREADESATNPGDNLKHLFNRYAPCLILIDEWVSYARQLHDGRDLPAGSFDTHFTFAQTISESAKNADRTLLVVSIPASDIEIGGDRGKEALNRLKNAIGRVESPWRPASAEESFEIVRRRLFQPLTDTNLYVARDAVVRAFSEMYRTQSQEFPLECREADYERRLKEAYPIHPELFDRLYSDWSSLDKFQRTRGVLRLMAKVIHFLWEQSDRSLMILPANVPMADTQVQSELTRYLEDSWVPVIEKDVDGTNSLPVALDGQNPNLGRYSACRRVTRTIYLGSAPTLRAANRGLEDRRIKLGCVQPGESAATFGDALRRLSDQATYLYVGDGNRYWISTQPNVTRTAQDRANQIQQDADRVWEEIIRRLRADKQRGEFAGVHVAPNSSADIPDDENMGVRLVVMGPQYSHSGKAKDSSAYEKVTEILSYKGASPRYCKNLLLFLAPDKTKLDGLVQSVCQFLAWDSIIDDKDALNLDVSQSNQATQKQKDTDKTVDFLLQETYQWLLVPTQPDPQNPIIWEEIRLQGQDSLILRASRKLIHEEHLIANYSASRLRLEVLDLYIWRNANHIDLKALWKYLTNYPYLPRLKNEQVLIDAIQEGVAALLRTENFAYATGYDEAKQRYLGLKACEHITATLSSQSWLVKPDVADRQLIADAEEQELRRQQEQIARGESAINDNSAVIANNTETSSGNSTTTPQKQLRRFYGSIDLDPLRVTRDAGLVANEVLQHLASLVGADVQVTLEVQVQLPDGVPDHVIRTVSENCRTLKFKTHSFEEE from the coding sequence ATGGCTATTAGTAACCGCGAACGAGTAGGCAGAGCCTTAGAGTCACTACAACAAGGCTTATATCCCTTTGTAGAACGGGAAATGCGAGCCAAATACGGTGATAAATGGGTAGTCGCCGCTACTCCCTTTGTATCAGAAGACCGGAACCTGCGCCGCCCTGTTGCCCAAATCCTGAAACAGGATGTCTCCGAACTGCTGAAAGTGATGTGGAATCAGTGGCGGGATGTATTTAAAGAAACTTTAGGCAATGCGGAAAAAAACTTAGTTGGCGAGTTAATGGTCACGCGCAACGCTTGGGCGCACAATGACGCTTTCTCTACAGATGACACCTATCGCGCCCTTGACAGCATTACCCGCCTCTTAACTGCTGTCTCCGCCCCAGAAGCTGATGCTGTGGAAAAACAAAAACAAGAACTACTCCGCATCCGCTTTGATGAACAAGCCCGCCGCGAAACTCGCAAAGCAGCAGTTACAGCCATAGAAACCAATCCCGTTGGCGGTCTAAAACCTTGGCGAGAAATAGTCACCCCCCATCCCGATGTCGCTTCTGGTCGCTACCAGCAAGCAGAATTCGCTGCTGACCTGTGGCAAGTTTACTTAGATGAAGGTTCTGATGAATACCGCTTGCCTACAGAATTCTTTCGCCGCACGTATTTGACTGAAGGACTGAAACAACTACTGAGCAATGCTTTACTCCGCCTGTCTGGTCAAAGCGGCGACCCTGTAATTGAACTGCAAACTAACTTTGGCGGTGGTAAAACCCACGCCATGCTGGCATTGTATCACCTGTGCTTTGGAGTTTCTGCCAGCGAATTACCAGGATTAGAACCAGTGTTTGCCACGGCTGGTGTCTCAGAACTGCCTGAGAATGTTAAAACTGTTGTCTTAGTAGGTAATAAAATATCTCCCGGTCAACTGCACCAAAAGAAAGACGGTACTGTTGTCAGAACACTTTGGGGCGAGATAGCTTGGCAATTAGGCGGTAAAGAAGGTTACGAGATGGTACGAGAAGCCGACGAATCCGCCACTAACCCAGGTGACAACCTCAAACATCTATTTAACCGCTATGCCCCCTGCCTCATTCTCATTGATGAATGGGTATCCTACGCCCGCCAACTCCATGATGGCAGGGATTTACCAGCAGGCAGCTTTGATACTCACTTCACCTTTGCTCAAACCATAAGCGAATCAGCCAAAAACGCAGATCGCACATTGTTAGTAGTCAGTATACCTGCTTCTGACATTGAAATTGGGGGCGATAGAGGTAAAGAAGCCCTCAACCGCTTAAAAAATGCTATTGGTCGGGTTGAGTCCCCCTGGCGACCTGCGAGTGCGGAAGAAAGTTTTGAAATTGTCCGTCGTCGCTTGTTCCAACCGCTTACTGACACCAACTTATATGTTGCCCGTGATGCTGTGGTGCGGGCGTTCAGCGAAATGTATCGCACCCAGTCCCAAGAATTTCCTCTAGAGTGCCGGGAAGCCGACTACGAACGCCGCCTGAAAGAAGCTTATCCCATCCATCCCGAACTTTTTGACCGCCTTTACAGCGACTGGTCTTCCTTGGATAAATTTCAACGCACTAGGGGCGTACTGCGGCTGATGGCCAAGGTAATTCACTTTCTCTGGGAGCAGAGCGATCGCTCTTTAATGATCCTACCAGCCAACGTACCTATGGCTGACACCCAAGTGCAGTCAGAACTCACCCGCTACTTAGAAGACTCCTGGGTGCCAGTAATTGAAAAAGACGTGGATGGTACTAACTCCCTGCCGGTTGCCCTGGATGGTCAAAATCCCAACCTGGGACGCTACTCTGCTTGTCGCCGCGTTACCCGTACCATTTACCTTGGTTCTGCCCCCACTTTAAGAGCCGCCAACCGAGGATTAGAAGACCGCCGCATCAAACTTGGCTGTGTCCAGCCTGGTGAAAGTGCTGCCACCTTCGGTGATGCCCTGCGCCGCCTGAGCGACCAAGCTACTTATCTCTATGTAGGCGATGGTAATCGTTACTGGATATCAACTCAACCCAATGTTACCCGCACCGCCCAAGACCGAGCTAACCAGATTCAACAAGATGCAGACCGTGTTTGGGAAGAGATTATTCGCAGACTCAGGGCTGACAAGCAGCGTGGTGAATTTGCTGGAGTCCACGTAGCCCCAAATTCTAGTGCAGATATCCCAGATGATGAAAACATGGGCGTGCGGTTAGTTGTTATGGGGCCACAGTATTCCCACAGTGGCAAAGCCAAAGATAGCTCGGCTTATGAGAAAGTTACAGAAATTCTCTCCTATAAAGGAGCTAGCCCCCGTTATTGTAAGAATCTGCTGTTGTTCCTCGCACCAGACAAGACCAAACTTGATGGTTTAGTGCAGTCTGTTTGTCAATTTTTAGCTTGGGATTCTATTATTGATGACAAAGATGCTTTAAACCTGGATGTTTCTCAAAGTAATCAAGCAACGCAAAAGCAAAAAGATACCGATAAAACTGTCGATTTTTTACTGCAAGAAACTTACCAGTGGTTGCTAGTTCCTACTCAACCCGACCCACAAAATCCCATTATTTGGGAAGAAATTCGCCTCCAAGGACAAGATTCTCTAATTCTTCGTGCCAGTCGCAAATTAATCCATGAAGAACACCTGATTGCTAATTATTCTGCCTCACGTCTGCGCTTAGAAGTTCTTGACCTTTATATCTGGCGCAATGCCAACCACATTGACCTGAAAGCACTGTGGAAATACTTAACTAACTATCCGTATTTACCCAGACTGAAAAATGAACAAGTGCTAATAGATGCCATTCAGGAAGGAGTAGCAGCATTACTGCGGACAGAAAACTTTGCTTATGCAACTGGCTACGACGAAGCCAAGCAACGCTATTTAGGATTGAAAGCTTGCGAACATATTACAGCAACACTCAGCAGCCAAAGCTGGCTGGTTAAACCCGATGTCGCAGATCGGCAACTGATTGCAGATGCGGAAGAACAAGAACTGAGGCGACAACAAGAACAGATTGCTAGGGGAGAGAGTGCGATCAATGACAACAGCGCTGTTATTGCAAATAATACTGAAACAAGTTCAGGCAATTCCACTACTACACCACAGAAGCAACTGCGCCGTTTTTATGGGTCAATTGATTTAGATCCACTACGTGTTACGCGAGATGCTGGACTTGTAGCCAACGAAGTTTTGCAACACCTAGCAAGTTTAGTAGGTGCAGATGTACAAGTAACTTTGGAAGTTCAGGTACAATTACCTGACGGAGTACCAGACCATGTGATTCGCACAGTAAGTGAAAATTGTCGGACTTTGAAGTTCAAAACTCATAGTTTTGAGGAGGAGTAG
- a CDS encoding XisH family protein, which yields MARDLFHDIVRSALEKDGWTITDDPLSIRCGGVDVQIDLGAERLIAAEKSGEKIAVEIKSFASASKISEFHTALGQFINYRIALRTEDPERILYLAVPSVTYNDFFSLPFTQTVVQETKILLLIYNIETEEIVQWLN from the coding sequence ATGGCGCGAGATTTATTTCATGACATTGTGAGGTCAGCCCTAGAAAAAGACGGATGGACAATTACAGACGACCCGTTAAGTATTCGTTGCGGTGGGGTAGATGTGCAAATTGATTTAGGTGCAGAACGCCTCATCGCCGCAGAAAAATCCGGGGAGAAAATAGCAGTTGAAATTAAAAGTTTCGCCAGTGCCTCAAAAATATCAGAATTTCATACAGCCTTGGGGCAATTTATCAACTATCGCATTGCCCTACGGACAGAAGACCCAGAACGAATTTTATATTTGGCAGTCCCTTCAGTAACTTATAACGATTTTTTTAGCTTGCCCTTTACTCAAACAGTCGTGCAGGAAACCAAAATTCTACTGCTGATTTATAACATTGAAACGGAGGAAATAGTGCAATGGCTAAATTAG
- a CDS encoding DUF1156 domain-containing protein produces the protein MKRKLIEVALPLEAINKESAREKSIRHGHPSTLHLWWARRPLAACRAVIFASLVDDPSSHPDKFPTEEAQEQERQRLFDIIGKIITVEKKGKTEQIVQGLVSWDTLNNPEIILAAQREIARSIAWNRGEEPPTSAAEIRAYLQKYAPPVYDPFCGGGSIPLEAQRLGLEAHGSDLNPVAVLITKALIEIPPKFKDKPPVNPEAQKKLKTARWYGAQGLAEDIRYYGQWMRDEAFKRIGHLYPKVTLPQEYGGGEATVIAWLWARTVKCPNPACGAQMPLVRSFALSTKKGKEAWVEPVINRSQQPPVVKFEVRTKQEQEKKLIEANTEAEQKSISLKAPDGTISRKGSICICCGTPVPFDYIRTEGRAGRMNPQLMAIVAEGERQRVYLSPNDEQKTLASSVQPDWKPDADLPHNPRDFKTPNYGMRTFGELFTTRQLVALSTLSDLVSKVREKVLTDALLVEMTDDLPLNEGGTGTTAYADAIATYIGMGVSKLTAFHCTLGIWRANENKTGRAFGRQAIPMVWDFPEANPFADAGGELLGTFNSINSLLGKVAANPLSSVSQRDAASSTLGLSICISTDPPYYDNVSYADLSDFFYVWLRRSLVRIYPNLLSTLLTPKEQELVATPYRFCGDKDKSRKFFEEGLGKAFAQMRQAVSPDYPLTVYYGFKQEEADEEESSNGNLVIASTGWETMLEGLLEVGFSITGTWPMRTEQSKALKNTVNALASSIVLVCRPRPETAPSTTRRQFLNELKRELPEALKNLQQGNIAPVDLAQASIGPGMAIFSRYTQVLDADGSPMRIRTALQLINQMLDEFLTEQEGEFDADTRWALTWFEQNQFNEGLYGDAETLSKAKNTSVQGLVNGGILTAKGGKVRLLRRDELPDNWNPATDTRTSDWETTQYLIRTLDQKGETGAAIMLSQLGSRGEIARDLAYRLYNICGRKSWTQEAIAYNSLVISWAEISRLAAETKPEPVQGELF, from the coding sequence ATGAAGAGAAAATTAATTGAAGTCGCTTTACCTTTAGAAGCAATTAATAAAGAATCTGCGCGAGAAAAATCAATCAGACATGGACATCCTTCCACATTACATTTATGGTGGGCGAGACGACCTTTAGCTGCTTGCCGTGCAGTAATATTTGCTTCTTTAGTAGATGATCCTTCGAGTCACCCAGATAAGTTTCCTACTGAAGAAGCACAGGAGCAAGAAAGACAACGTTTATTTGATATTATTGGCAAAATTATTACAGTTGAAAAAAAGGGTAAAACCGAACAAATAGTTCAAGGTTTAGTTTCTTGGGATACTTTAAATAATCCTGAAATTATCCTAGCTGCTCAACGGGAAATAGCTCGTTCCATTGCTTGGAATCGCGGTGAAGAACCACCAACAAGTGCAGCAGAAATTCGTGCATATTTGCAAAAGTATGCACCTCCTGTTTATGACCCATTTTGTGGTGGTGGTTCAATTCCTTTAGAAGCGCAACGGTTAGGTTTGGAGGCACATGGTAGTGATTTAAATCCTGTGGCGGTGTTGATTACCAAAGCATTAATTGAAATTCCGCCGAAGTTTAAGGATAAACCACCAGTTAACCCAGAGGCGCAAAAGAAGTTAAAAACGGCTCGGTGGTATGGGGCGCAAGGGTTGGCAGAGGATATACGCTATTACGGCCAATGGATGCGGGATGAGGCTTTTAAGCGGATTGGGCATTTATACCCAAAAGTAACTTTACCACAGGAGTATGGTGGTGGTGAAGCGACGGTAATTGCTTGGTTGTGGGCGCGAACTGTGAAATGTCCTAACCCGGCTTGTGGGGCGCAAATGCCTTTGGTGCGATCATTTGCGCTTTCGACTAAGAAGGGTAAGGAAGCTTGGGTTGAGCCTGTAATTAACCGCAGTCAGCAGCCGCCAGTTGTAAAGTTTGAAGTGCGAACAAAGCAAGAACAAGAGAAGAAGCTCATAGAAGCAAATACGGAAGCAGAGCAGAAAAGTATTTCACTGAAAGCCCCCGATGGGACTATTAGCCGCAAGGGTTCAATTTGTATTTGTTGTGGGACACCAGTACCTTTTGACTACATTCGCACTGAGGGTAGAGCAGGAAGGATGAACCCACAGTTAATGGCTATTGTAGCTGAAGGTGAGCGTCAGCGAGTGTATTTGTCTCCAAACGATGAGCAGAAAACCCTTGCTAGTTCAGTACAACCCGATTGGAAGCCTGACGCTGATTTACCACATAACCCTCGTGACTTTAAAACACCCAATTACGGAATGCGTACATTTGGCGAACTTTTTACTACTCGTCAACTAGTAGCACTCAGTACTCTTAGCGATTTAGTTAGCAAAGTACGGGAAAAAGTATTAACTGATGCTTTGTTAGTTGAGATGACGGATGACTTACCACTCAACGAGGGTGGTACTGGTACAACAGCTTACGCTGATGCTATAGCAACTTACATAGGGATGGGAGTTAGTAAATTAACAGCCTTTCATTGCACTTTAGGAATTTGGCGTGCTAATGAAAACAAAACTGGTCGAGCTTTTGGACGACAAGCAATTCCTATGGTTTGGGATTTTCCAGAAGCCAATCCCTTTGCAGATGCAGGTGGAGAATTACTAGGTACATTTAACTCTATCAACAGTTTGCTTGGGAAAGTTGCTGCAAATCCATTGTCTTCTGTGTCACAGCGCGATGCAGCTAGTTCAACTTTGGGATTATCTATCTGTATTTCTACTGACCCACCTTACTATGACAATGTTAGTTATGCTGACTTGTCCGATTTTTTTTACGTTTGGCTGCGCCGGTCACTAGTAAGAATTTACCCTAATTTGCTCAGTACGTTGCTGACTCCAAAGGAACAAGAACTAGTTGCTACGCCTTACCGTTTCTGTGGAGATAAAGATAAGTCTCGTAAGTTTTTTGAGGAAGGATTAGGAAAAGCTTTTGCACAAATGCGTCAGGCAGTCAGCCCTGATTATCCTCTAACTGTCTACTATGGCTTTAAACAAGAAGAAGCAGATGAAGAAGAAAGTAGTAATGGAAATTTAGTCATAGCCTCGACAGGATGGGAAACCATGTTGGAAGGATTGCTTGAAGTTGGCTTTAGCATCACAGGTACTTGGCCAATGCGAACGGAACAGTCCAAGGCACTGAAGAATACTGTCAACGCCCTTGCCTCATCCATTGTTCTCGTTTGCCGCCCCCGCCCAGAAACCGCCCCCTCCACCACCCGCCGCCAATTCCTCAACGAACTCAAACGGGAACTCCCAGAAGCACTGAAAAACCTGCAACAAGGCAACATCGCCCCCGTAGACTTAGCCCAAGCCAGCATCGGCCCTGGTATGGCGATATTCTCCCGCTACACTCAAGTTCTCGACGCTGACGGCTCCCCCATGCGGATACGTACCGCCCTGCAACTCATCAACCAAATGCTTGACGAATTCCTCACCGAACAAGAAGGGGAATTTGACGCTGATACTCGTTGGGCATTGACTTGGTTTGAGCAAAATCAATTTAATGAAGGACTGTACGGAGATGCCGAAACCCTCTCCAAAGCCAAAAACACCAGCGTGCAAGGACTGGTTAACGGCGGTATACTCACAGCCAAAGGCGGCAAAGTCCGACTGCTGCGCCGTGACGAATTACCTGATAACTGGAACCCAGCCACCGACACCCGCACCTCTGACTGGGAAACTACCCAATACCTCATCCGCACTCTCGACCAAAAAGGAGAAACTGGTGCTGCCATCATGTTATCCCAGTTAGGGAGTCGCGGCGAAATAGCACGAGACTTGGCTTATCGCTTATACAACATCTGCGGCAGAAAAAGCTGGACACAAGAAGCCATTGCTTACAACAGCCTAGTTATTTCTTGGGCAGAAATTTCGCGCCTCGCCGCAGAAACCAAACCAGAACCAGTGCAAGGAGAGTTGTTTTAA
- a CDS encoding Uma2 family endonuclease: MTYSPPKLLTFEQFLVEYGDNPRYELIDGELRDMEPTGPHEEVSGNIAGRIYAEILRANFNWLIPKTCLIKPPAAEATALRPDVIVLDKAKLSNEPLWQKEPIICNGNTIQLVAEVVSTNWQDDYARKVEEYAFLQIPEYWIVDFRGLGGLQFIGNPKQPTFTICQLVNGVYQQQQYRLGDAISSSLFPNLQLKLDDIMP; encoded by the coding sequence ATGACTTACAGCCCACCTAAACTCCTCACTTTCGAGCAATTTTTAGTCGAGTACGGGGACAACCCCCGTTACGAACTCATTGACGGAGAACTACGCGACATGGAACCAACTGGCCCTCATGAAGAAGTTTCAGGAAATATTGCTGGGAGAATTTATGCTGAAATTCTTCGTGCTAATTTTAACTGGCTGATTCCAAAAACTTGTTTGATTAAACCACCTGCTGCTGAAGCAACAGCACTCCGTCCAGACGTTATTGTTTTAGATAAAGCAAAACTTAGCAACGAACCACTTTGGCAAAAAGAACCGATTATTTGTAATGGCAATACTATTCAGTTGGTTGCTGAAGTGGTGAGTACAAATTGGCAGGATGATTATGCCAGAAAAGTTGAAGAATATGCCTTTCTGCAAATACCAGAATATTGGATTGTAGATTTTCGCGGTTTGGGTGGCTTGCAATTTATCGGTAATCCCAAACAACCTACCTTCACAATCTGTCAACTAGTTAATGGTGTATATCAGCAGCAACAATATCGCTTGGGAGATGCTATTTCCTCTTCTCTGTTTCCCAACTTACAACTGAAACTTGACGATATTATGCCATAG
- a CDS encoding tyrosine-type recombinase/integrase produces MSKEKESVELVVVQKLENALSAKIEAYFAGVIDSDPDVLEELLKSKNSEGTRRAYRKDITDFFTRMTGQRPNRDSILEFLHLEGHKATLVVTKYRAILAEAGLSPNTINRRLAAIKSLVAYGRKLGVCNYAVDVDSIPVQAYRDTSGVTEAEFLSVIKQCDRSTLAGKRDYALLLLLWGNALRRNEVSTLDLKHFDGSKGTLSILGKGKLVRVTINLPKVTVLAITDWVIERGGDMSSSRPLFTSVDFQNFGHRLTGDGIYKIVKRLFKRAGVEKHMSPHRCRHSAITAVLEKTDGNVRKAQKLSRHAKLNTLQIYDDNRNRDQLEMSELLMDGLD; encoded by the coding sequence ATGAGTAAAGAGAAAGAATCCGTCGAGTTAGTTGTAGTCCAAAAATTAGAAAATGCCCTCAGTGCCAAAATTGAGGCGTACTTTGCTGGTGTCATTGACTCTGACCCCGATGTTTTGGAGGAATTGCTCAAATCCAAAAATAGTGAAGGAACTCGTCGGGCTTACCGCAAAGATATCACGGATTTTTTTACTCGCATGACCGGGCAGCGCCCTAACCGAGATTCTATCTTGGAGTTTTTGCACCTGGAAGGTCACAAAGCCACGCTGGTAGTGACTAAGTACAGAGCCATACTTGCGGAAGCGGGGTTATCACCCAACACGATTAACCGCCGACTGGCTGCAATTAAATCTCTGGTTGCTTATGGGCGAAAGCTGGGGGTGTGCAACTATGCAGTAGATGTAGACAGTATTCCTGTGCAGGCTTACCGCGATACTAGCGGTGTGACTGAAGCGGAATTTTTGAGCGTGATTAAACAGTGCGATCGCTCGACTTTGGCCGGGAAGCGGGACTATGCTTTGTTGCTGCTACTCTGGGGCAATGCGCTGAGGAGAAATGAGGTAAGCACTTTAGACTTGAAACATTTTGATGGCTCTAAGGGGACGCTATCAATTTTAGGTAAGGGCAAGCTTGTACGAGTGACGATAAATCTGCCAAAAGTCACTGTGTTAGCGATTACTGATTGGGTGATTGAAAGGGGTGGTGATATGTCGTCGTCCCGCCCGTTGTTTACCTCGGTTGACTTCCAAAATTTTGGTCACAGGTTAACCGGGGATGGTATTTATAAAATAGTCAAGCGATTGTTTAAACGGGCAGGGGTTGAAAAGCACATGAGTCCTCACCGTTGCCGCCACAGTGCGATTACTGCTGTACTTGAAAAGACCGATGGCAATGTGCGGAAAGCCCAGAAACTCAGTAGACACGCAAAACTAAATACGCTGCAAATTTACGACGACAACCGCAATCGTGATCAATTGGAAATGTCTGAGTTATTAATGGACGGGTTAGATTGA
- a CDS encoding XisI protein, producing MAKLDEYRLKVQQLLEKYAQYKPSYGDVEVEPIFDTQRDHYQIISVGWNQQKRVYGPIMHLDIKNEKIWIQQNTTEVDIAAELLEMGVPKQDIVIGFHTPKMRQLTSFAVG from the coding sequence ATGGCTAAATTAGATGAATATCGACTAAAAGTGCAGCAACTTTTAGAGAAATATGCACAGTATAAACCTAGTTATGGTGATGTAGAAGTCGAGCCAATATTTGATACACAACGTGACCATTACCAAATTATCAGTGTCGGTTGGAATCAACAAAAACGGGTTTATGGCCCTATCATGCACCTGGATATCAAAAATGAAAAAATCTGGATTCAGCAAAATACCACTGAAGTAGATATCGCTGCGGAATTATTAGAAATGGGTGTACCTAAACAGGATATTGTCATTGGCTTCCATACACCAAAAATGCGTCAACTAACCAGTTTTGCTGTGGGATAA